The DNA region GCCCGGAGGCGCCGTTCTCGCCGTTCGTCGACGCATCCGAGCTCGCCGTGGTCGGCAAGGTCGCGCGCGGGCGCACCGGGACCCGGGTGCGGTACTGGGCCGACAACCAGGTCTTCCCGAAGACCGCCATCTTCTCCTACGACGAGCTCGTCTCCCGGGTGCGGCAGACGACGTTCCTCGTCACCGGGCTGACGATCACTGTGCGCGACGAACGCAGGATGCCGGGCACGCCGGGACAGGACGGTCCGCACGAGGAGACCTTCGTCCACCACGGCGGAACCGTCGACTTCGTCGACTTCCTCGCGCCGGACGCACCGGTGACCGAGACCTGGCGCCTGACCGGCACCGGCGAGTTCACCGAGACCGTCCCCGTGCTCGACGGACGCGGGCACCTCACGTCGCAGGCGGTGACCCGCGAGTGCGAGGTCGACGTGGCGCTGCGCTGGGGCAACGGCTACGAGACCGAGGTGCGGTCCTTCGTCAACATCATCTCCACGCCCAAGGGCGGCACCCACCTCGCCGGCCTCGAGCAGGCGCTGGTCAAGACGATCCGCAAGCAGGTGGAGATCAACGCGCGACGCCTCAAGGTCTCCACCCGGGACGCCACCGAGCGGATCGAGAAGGACGACATCATGGCCGGCCTGACGGCCGTGCTCACGGTGCGCCTGGCCGAGCCGCAGTTCGAGGGGCAGACCAAGGAGGTGCTCGGCACGGGTCCGGTCCGCGCCATCGTCGCGAAGGTCGTGGAGACCGAGCTCACGGCCCTGCTCACCTCGCCCAAGCGTGACCACAAGACGCAGGCCACGCTGGTGCTCGACAAGATCGTCGCGGAGATGCGGGCGCGCCTCTCCGCGCGCAAGCAGAAGGAGATCTCCCGACGGAAGAACGCCCTGGAGACCTCGGCCCTGCCCACCAAGCTCGCCGACTGCCGCAGCGACGACGTCGAGCGCAGCGAGCTGTTCATCGTCGAGGGGGACAGCGCGCTGGGCACGGCGAAGCTGGCCCGGTCCTCGGACTTCCAGGCGCTGCTGCCGATCCGCGGCAAGATCCTCAACGTCCAGAAGGCCTCGATCTCGGACATGCTCAAGAACGCCGAGTGCGCCGCGATCATCCAGGTGATCGGTGCGGGGTCGGGGCGCAGCTTCGACCTGTCGGCAGCGCGGTACGGCAAGGTGGTCCTGATGACCGATGCCGACGTCGACGGTGCGCACATCCGGACGCTGCTGCTGACCCTCTTCTTCCGGTACATGCGCCCGCTGGTCGACCAGGGCAGGGTCTACGCGGCGGTGCCGCCGCTGCACCGGATCGAGGTCATCGGTGGTGGTGGCCGCAAGAACGAGTACGTGTACACCTACTCCGAGGCGGAGCTCGCGGCCACGCTCAAGAAGCTGGAGCGCGCCGGGCGTCGGTACAAGGACGAGATCCAACGCTACAAGGGTCTCGGCGAGATGGATGCCGACCAGCTGGCGGAGACCACGATGGACCCACGCCACCGCACGCTGCGCCGGGTCACCGCCGATCACGCGGCAGGAGCCGAGGCCGTTTTCGAGCTGCTCATGGGCTCGGAGGTGGGTCCGCGACGTGACTTCATCGTCGCCGGCGCAGCCAACCTGGACCGAGCACGCATCGATGCCTGACGTCCGGGCCGGGCGGCACGCACGCCTGCTGCGGGCCGGTGCCGAGATCCGTGCAGTCCGGCGCTCCGTGATCGCCTAGGTTGGTCCCGTGAGCACGACCGGACCGATCGCCGAGCGGGTGGACGCCCCCGCGGTCCTCGACCTGCCCCCGGCCCACCTGGAGCTGACCTGGCGGCCGCTGCAGCGCCGGGACGCGGAGACCCTGCACGCCCTCGTCGAGGTGGTCGAGGCGGCGGACGACACCCAGGAGCGGCAGTCCTTGGACGAGACGGTCGAGATGTTCGACGGTGGCTGGAAGGACCTGGAGCTCGACAGTCTCGGCGGCTTCGACGACACCGGCACGCTGCGCGCCTACGGGTTCGTCGAGGTCAAGCCCGGTGACACCAGGACCGTCCGCGCCTTCCTCACCGGTGGTGTGCACCCGCAGTGGCGCGGGCGCGGCATCGGCCGGGCGGTGGTGACCTGGATGGAGGGCCGTGGCCGGCAGAAGCTGGCGGACTCGGGCAAGGACCTTCCGGCGCGCCTCGCGACGTTCGTCGACGAGAAGGCACGGGACCACCGCAGGTTGTTCGCTGCGGCCGGGTTCAGCCCGATCCGTTGGTACACCGACATGCGCCGTGACCTCGCGGCGCCCCTGCCGTCCGCCGATCTGCCCGAGGGCATCCGGATCGTGCCGTGGAGCGAGGACCTCGACGACCAGGTGCGCCTGGCCCACAACGAGGCGTTCGCCGACCACTGGGGCTCGGAACCGCAGACCCCCGAGTCGTGGCGCCACGAGGAGGCGCACTTCGCCCCGTCGTGGAGCTTCGTCGCCCTCGACGAGACGTCCTGCACGCCACGGGTCGCCGGCTACGCGCTCTCGGGCCGCTACGAGCTCGACTGGCCGGTGCTGAGCTACACGTGCGGCTACACGAACGTCCTGGGGGTGCGCGCCGCGTGGCGCGGTGGCGGCCTGGCCACAGCCCTGCTCGCGACAGTGATGGCCGCCTACCGCGCCGACGGCATGCAGTACGCATGTCTCGGGGTGGACACCGCCAACCCGAGCGGCGCGCACGGGCTGTACGAGAAGCTCGGCTACGAGCCGACGCACGGTCAGGTCATGTACAGCGTCGAGCTCTGACCGCTGGGCTCAGCCGATCGCGACCACAGGCGCCGCGAGCGGCGTCCCGGAGGCGTCCCTGCGCGTGTCCACGGCGGGGAGCCCGACGGCCTGACCTGCCGACCCGGTGGCCCGGGCCGGGGCCGGGCCGACCCAGGCGAGGATCACCGTGTCCTCACCGCGCAGGAACCGCTGCGCCCGGACTCCTCCGGTCGCGCGTCCCTTGGCGGGGTAGGCCTCGAAGGGGGTCACCTTCGCCGAGCCGGGCTCGGTGCCCGGCAGCGCGTCGGAGGCGCCCGCGACGGTCACGACCACGGGCTCGACGCCGTCTGCGCCGTCGGCCCCGTCACCGCGTGCGACCGCGCCGAAGAAGACCGCACGCTGCCCGTCGGCGAGCTTGACGCCCGCCATGCCACCTGCCGCCCGGCCCTGCGGCCGCACCGCCGATGCGCTGAAGTGCAGCAGCTGGGCGTCGCTCGTGATGAAGACGAGCTCGTCGTCCTCCGCCACGGGGGTCGCCCCGACGACCTCGTCGCCGTCCTTGAGCGAGATGACGTCCCAGGCGGCACGGGTGGGCGCCGACTCGCCCGCCACCCGCTTGACCACGCCCGCGGCGGTGCCGAGGGCGAGCGTCGGCGCGTCGGGTGCCAGGTCCAGCAGGGCGAGGACGCGTTCTCCGCCGGCCAGCTCGAGGATCTCGCGGAGCGGCACACCACCGCTCAGCGACGGCGGACCGTCGGTCGGCGGCATCCCTGGCAGGTCGAGCACGGGCAGGCGGAGGACCCGGCCCCGTGAGGTCACGACCCCGACCTCGCCACGGGTCGACGTCGCGACGGCGGACGTCACGACGTCGTGCGACGAGCGGCGCCCGCTGCGCTGCGGGGCGTCCGCGTCGGCCGTCCTGGCCAGCAGACCGGTACCCGAGAGCAGCACCCAGCAGGGCGAGTCGACGATCTCGAGCGGCGTGGCCGCGGTGCGCGGTGGTGGTACCGCACCGACGATGCCTGTCCCGCCGGCCGACTCGA from Cellulomonas sp. KRMCY2 includes:
- a CDS encoding type IIA DNA topoisomerase subunit B produces the protein MTSTLSESSYMARHLSVLEGLEAVRKRPGMYIGTTDSRGLMHCLWEIIDNAVDEALGGHCDRIDVVLHADTSVEVRDNGRGIPIDVEPKTGLTGVEVVFTKLHAGGKFGGGSYGASGGLHGVGASVVNALSSRLDAEVDRGGKTYRMTFHRGEPGTFADGREPGPEAPFSPFVDASELAVVGKVARGRTGTRVRYWADNQVFPKTAIFSYDELVSRVRQTTFLVTGLTITVRDERRMPGTPGQDGPHEETFVHHGGTVDFVDFLAPDAPVTETWRLTGTGEFTETVPVLDGRGHLTSQAVTRECEVDVALRWGNGYETEVRSFVNIISTPKGGTHLAGLEQALVKTIRKQVEINARRLKVSTRDATERIEKDDIMAGLTAVLTVRLAEPQFEGQTKEVLGTGPVRAIVAKVVETELTALLTSPKRDHKTQATLVLDKIVAEMRARLSARKQKEISRRKNALETSALPTKLADCRSDDVERSELFIVEGDSALGTAKLARSSDFQALLPIRGKILNVQKASISDMLKNAECAAIIQVIGAGSGRSFDLSAARYGKVVLMTDADVDGAHIRTLLLTLFFRYMRPLVDQGRVYAAVPPLHRIEVIGGGGRKNEYVYTYSEAELAATLKKLERAGRRYKDEIQRYKGLGEMDADQLAETTMDPRHRTLRRVTADHAAGAEAVFELLMGSEVGPRRDFIVAGAANLDRARIDA
- a CDS encoding GNAT family N-acetyltransferase; protein product: MSTTGPIAERVDAPAVLDLPPAHLELTWRPLQRRDAETLHALVEVVEAADDTQERQSLDETVEMFDGGWKDLELDSLGGFDDTGTLRAYGFVEVKPGDTRTVRAFLTGGVHPQWRGRGIGRAVVTWMEGRGRQKLADSGKDLPARLATFVDEKARDHRRLFAAAGFSPIRWYTDMRRDLAAPLPSADLPEGIRIVPWSEDLDDQVRLAHNEAFADHWGSEPQTPESWRHEEAHFAPSWSFVALDETSCTPRVAGYALSGRYELDWPVLSYTCGYTNVLGVRAAWRGGGLATALLATVMAAYRADGMQYACLGVDTANPSGAHGLYEKLGYEPTHGQVMYSVEL